Within the Kineosporia corallincola genome, the region CGGTGCACCTGGATCAGCATCTGATGCAGGCCCTCGAGACCAGTGCGTTCCGGCGGTGTCGGATGTAGCTGCGGGTCAAGGTGATTCATCATCGTTCTCCTGTCGTGGGGGCGGCCATGAGCGTTCTGAGGTCGGGTACGAGCGGTTGGGTCAGGACGCGTCACCAGCTGCTGTCCCACGCGCCGGGTGCGCCGAAGTCCCTGGACTGATGGAATGCCTGGTGGCGGATCCAGCTGCTGACGATGACCGGAATCTGGGTCTGGTCGGCGTGCTCGAGGATGAGCGAGCCGACGAGAGTGACGAAGATCCGCGAGCCTTCACGGTTGAAGTTCGCCTCGTCGAAGGCATCCAGCCGCAGCTGGTCCCGGTCGTCGGTCTCGACCGCTCGGTGAGCCTCCGCCAGCTCGGTGAAGGCCTCCGTGTGCCGGCCCTGCTGATACAGCCACAACGCCAGCAGGACCTGCGCTCGGGGCTTGTGCAGAGCGTCGAGGAATCCGGTGAGGTAGCGCCACAGCTGGGCGCTGGGCCCGTCCAGCCATGGCACGACGCGGATGGCGACGTCGAGTGAGGTCATGGCGTCCTGTGTGCGGGCGTCCCAGTCACGGGGCAGGAGTTCATCCGGGTGCTGCGCCAGCCGGTGACGTGCTGCGCGCAGGTCGTTCAGGCGCTGGTCCGTGACGGTCATGGACGCCCAGGACCACTCGTCCCACGGCGTGTCCGTCGGCTGCATGCCAGAGTCGACCGGTGACGGGCACGCCCGCCGGACACCGGTTCTGTCGGCGAACAGCAGCGTGAAGTTTCTGGCCTTCAGGGCCCCCGTCATCGTCAGGAACTTGACGCGTGCCAAGGGCGCGCTGACGGCGACGTACCAGTTTCCCTCCGCTGGAACATCTTCGATGATGTCCTTGCGGAAGCGCTTGGCCAGAACGTCCCATCCGACGTGATCGAGATCAGTCGTCGCATGTCCCCCGGCAGCAATGGAGTGCTCCGAGACGAACACGAAGGCGAAGGAGTCGCCCGGCAGCAGCCTGGCGTGCTCTTCTTTGAGAACGTTTCCGATGCGCCAGAGTTCAGAATTGTTGGATGGCATGGTTTCTCCTTGGGCAAGGGACAGGGCAAGGGCAGGTTCATGAATTGACCTGCCGCGTAGAGAAAAGATGAAGGAACGGATGTCAGCAGCCGTTCCGTTCCCGTGGCGAGACGGAACGCCGCAGATCACAGGTAGGGCGTCAGATCCGGGTCGTCGCCCAGCTCGACGAGCAGGTCCTCGGCCATCGCGAGGTCACCGGCGCTGATCGCTGCCCTGATCTGCGATTCCTTCTGCGCGCGCTGGGGTTGCGGTCGGCGGCCGACGACCAGGCGCTGCCCTTTGCCGGTGCCCAGGCCGATGCCGTGCTCCGCGAAGCAGTCCGGGCAGAGGTTCGCCCACGGGCCCTGGCGGGTTTTCGCGTCGTACTGGGCGATGCGGTGCTCGCCGTGCTCGATCCGGTGGATGTCGCAGGACACGGGTGCGGGGATGTACGTTTCGTCAGCCACGACGGATGTTCCTTTCTGACAGGCCTTTGCGAACCTGCCTGCGTTGGGGATGTGTGGTGTTCTGCCGGCAGCGCGTTCCTGGCCGTGTCGGCCGACGGCTCGGGCATGGATGGGCCGGGCGCCCAGCAACAGGACTGCTGAGGGCCCGGCCCATCGAAAAGCACCCCGATCGGGTGCCGTGGCGGACGGTTGTCAGCCGGCCGTGCGGTGCAGGCTCCGGATCAGGTCAGGAAAGGCGCCAGAGGCGATCGCCTGGCGCAGCGGCGGGAGCGGTGTGACCCGCCCGCCGTCCACGGCCACCCAGTCCTGCCCGTCGCCGGGAGCACGGTTCTGGATCGCCAGTCCCCGCAGCCCGAAGGTCCTCTGGCGCCTGGGGTGGGCATACAGGATGTGCTCAGCCAGGTCGTCGACGCTGCGACACGCCAGAACCGTGGGACGGGCGGGCAATTCCACGCCGGCCACGGACCGCGAGTGCGTGTCGAGGAGCAGCCATCGCCAGAAGGTTGCCGGATCGGTGGTGGCGACGACCCGTACGGGGTGCGTGGTGGTGAACCGTTCGAGGTGCTGATAGGCGTGGGTCCAGCTGGTGAAGAGGGCGTCTTCTTCCCAGGTTCCGGGTTCTCCGTTCGTGCTGCGCTGAACCTGGAGCAGGCCCTGGTGGGCGATGACGTCGATCAGTTCGATCGGCGCGGTGGTGTCGTCGCCGTGGACGGGTGGGCCGACGATGAAGGCGTCGCCCGCGATGACGTCGCCGCGTAGGCCGGGGTTGTGCACGATGCCCAGGAGGGTGGCGCGGCGGTTCGGTTCGAGTCCGAGGATCTTTCCTTCCTCGTTGCAGTACAACGAGGCGGCGGGCTGGTCGAGGTTGACGACCTGGAAGATGTCGTGTCCCAGGCCGAGCAGGTTCCGGCTCAGAACGATTCCTCGCGGCAGGGTCTCGATGCGCACGGGCTGTTCGTCGTCGGCGGGAATGACGATGGCCAGCAGTGGTTCTCGCTGGGTCTGGTGGCGGTTTTCGGGCATGGTGGTGTCTCCTGTCGGTGTGAATATGGGGTGCTCG harbors:
- a CDS encoding DUF3846 domain-containing protein; translated protein: MPENRHQTQREPLLAIVIPADDEQPVRIETLPRGIVLSRNLLGLGHDIFQVVNLDQPAASLYCNEEGKILGLEPNRRATLLGIVHNPGLRGDVIAGDAFIVGPPVHGDDTTAPIELIDVIAHQGLLQVQRSTNGEPGTWEEDALFTSWTHAYQHLERFTTTHPVRVVATTDPATFWRWLLLDTHSRSVAGVELPARPTVLACRSVDDLAEHILYAHPRRQRTFGLRGLAIQNRAPGDGQDWVAVDGGRVTPLPPLRQAIASGAFPDLIRSLHRTAG